From the genome of Callithrix jacchus isolate 240 chromosome 7, calJac240_pri, whole genome shotgun sequence, one region includes:
- the RAD54L gene encoding DNA repair and recombination protein RAD54-like isoform X4 encodes MADTTAERREVPLARSWRVVKSQRLLTRALEEEGCERRGGVCVQLFRSFQLLLRRSLAPSQLAKRKPEGRSSDEDWQPGLVTPRKWKSSSETQIQECFLSPFRKPLSQLTNQPPCLDSSQHEAFIRSILSKPFKVPIPNYQGPLGSRALGLKRAGVRRALHDPLEKDALVLYEPPPLSAHDQLKLDKEKFPVHVVVDPILSKVLRPHQREGVKFLWECVTSRRIPGSHGCIMADEMGLGKTLQCITLMWTLLRQSPECKPEIDKAVVVSPSSLVKNWYNEVGKWLGGRIQPLAIDGGSKDDIDQKLEGFMNQRGARVPSPILIISYETFRLHVGVLQKGSVGLVICDEGHRLKNSENQTYQALDSLNTSRRVLISGTPIQNDLLEYFSLVHFVNSGILGTAQEFKKHFELPILKGRDAAASEADRQLGEERLRELTSIVNRCLIRRTSDILSKYLPVKIEQVVCCRLTPLQTELYKRFLRQAKPAEELHEGKMSVSSLSSITSLKKLCNHPALIHDKCVEGEDGFEGALDLFPPGYSSKALEPQLSGKMLVLDYILAVTRSCSSDKVVLVSNYTQTLDLFEKLCRARRYLYVRLDGTMSIKKRAKVVERFNSPSAGTIEEKIFQRQSHKKALSSCVVDEEQDVERHFSLGELKELFILDEASLSDTHDRLHCRRCVNSRQIRPPPDGSDCTSDLAQWNHCTDKRGLQDEVLQAAWDAASTAVTFVFHQRSHEEQRGLR; translated from the exons ATGGCTGATACGACGGCAGAGCGGCGGGAGGTTCCATTGGCTCGGTCTTGGCGGGTCGTTAAGTCTCAGCGGCTGTTAACGCGTGCTTTGGAAGAGGAAGGTTGCGAGAGACGTGGTGGGGTCTGCGTGCAACTCTTTCGCTCTTTTCAGCTCCTCCTG AGGAGGAGCTTAGCTCCCAGCCAGCTGGCCAAGAGAAAACCGGAAGGCAGGTCATCTGATGAAGACTGGCAACCTGGCCTGGTG ACTCCTAGGAAATGGAAATCCAGCAGTGAGACCCAGATCCAGGAGTGTTTCCTGTCTCCTTTTCGGAAACCTTTGAGTCAGCTAACTAATCAACCACCTTGTCTGGACAGCAGTCAGCAT gAAGCATTTATTCGAAGCATTTTGTCGAAGCCATTCAAAGTCCCCATTCCAAATTATCAAG GTCCTCTGGGCTCTCGGGCATTGGGCCTGAAAAGGGCTGGGGTCCGCCGGGCCCTCCATGATCCCCTGGAGAAAGATGCCTTGGTTCTGTATGAGCCTCCCCCACTGAGCGCCCATGACCAGCTGAAGCTCGACAA GGAGAAATTCCCTGTCCATGTGGTTGTTGACCCTATTCTCAGTAAGGTTTTGCGGCCTCATCAGAGAGAG GGAGTGAAATTCCTGTGGGAGTGTGTCACCAGTCGGCGCATCCCTGGCAGCCATGGCTGCATCATGGCTGATGAGATGGGCCTGGGAAAGACGCTGCAGTGCATCACATTGATGTGGACACTTTTGCGCCAGAGTCCAGAGTGCAAGCCAGAAATTGACAAGGCAGTGGTGGTGtcaccctccagcctggtgaaaaacTGGTACAATGAGGTTGGGAAATGGCTCGGAGGGAGGATCCAACCTCTGGCCATCGATGGAGGATCTAAGGACGACATAGACCAAAAGCTGG AAGGATTCATGAACCAGCGTGGAGCCAGAGTGCCTTCTCCCATCCTTATCATTTCCTATGAGACCTTCCGCCTTCATGTTGGAGTCCTCCAGAAAGGAAGTGTTGGTTTGGTCATATGTGACGAG GGACACAGGCTCAAGAACTCTGAGAATCAGACTTATCAAGCCCTGGACAGCTTGAACACTAGCCGGCGGGTGCTCATCTCTGGAACCCCCATCCAGAATGATCTGCTTGAGTATTTCAGCTTGGTACATTTTGTTAATTCTGGCATCCTAG GGActgcccaggaattcaagaagcATTTTGAATTGCCAATTTTGAAGGGTCGAGATGCTGCTGCTAGTGAGGCAGACAGGCAGCTAGGAGAGGAGCGGCTGCGGGAGCTCACCAGCATTGTGAATAG ATGCCTGATAAGGAGGACATCAGATATCCTTTCTAAATATCTGCCTGTGAAGATTGAGCAGGTCGTTTGTTGCAG GCTGACACCCCTTCAGACTGAGTTATATAAGAGGTTTCTGAGACAAGCGAAGCCGGCAGAAGAATTGCATGAGGGCAAGATGAGtgtgtcttctctttcttctatcACCTCGCTAAAGAAGCTTTGTAATC ATCCAGCTCTAATCCATGATAAGTGTGTGGAAGGGGAGGATGGCTTTGAAGGTGCCTTGGACCTCTTCCCTCCTGGTTACAGCTCTAAGGCCCTGGAGCCACAGCTGTCAG GAAAGATGCTGGTCCTGGATTACATTCTGGCGGTGACCCGAAGCTGTAGCAGTGACAAAGTCGTGCTGGTGTCGAATTACACCCAGACTTTGGATCTCTTTGAGAAGCTGTGCCGGGCCCGAAG GTACTTATATGTCCGCCTGGATGGCACAATGTCCATTAAGAAGCGAGCCAAGGTTGTAGAACGCTTCAATAGTCCATCG GCAGGGACCATTGAGGAGAAGATCTTCCAGCGTCAGAGCCACAAGAAGGCACTGAGCAGCTGTGTGGTGGATGAGGAGCAGGATGTAGAGCGCCACTTCTCTCTGGGCGAGTTGAAGGAGCTATTTATATTGGATGAAGCTAGCCTCAGTGACACACATGACAG GTTGCACTGCCGACGCTGTGTCAACAGCCGCCAGATTCGGCCACCCCCTGATGGTTCTGACTGCACTTCAGACCTGGCTCAGTGGAACCACTGCACTGATAAGCGGGGGCTCCAGGATGAGGTACTCCAGGCTGCCTGGGATGCTGCCTCCACTGCCGTCACCTTCGTCTTCCACCAGCGTTCTCATGAGGAGCAGCGAGGGCTCCGCTGA
- the RAD54L gene encoding DNA repair and recombination protein RAD54-like isoform X1: MADTTAERREVPLARSWRVVKSQRLLTRALEEEGCERRGGVCVQLFRSFQLLLRRSLAPSQLAKRKPEGRSSDEDWQPGLVTPRKWKSSSETQIQECFLSPFRKPLSQLTNQPPCLDSSQHEAFIRSILSKPFKVPIPNYQGPLGSRALGLKRAGVRRALHDPLEKDALVLYEPPPLSAHDQLKLDKEKFPVHVVVDPILSKVLRPHQREGVKFLWECVTSRRIPGSHGCIMADEMGLGKTLQCITLMWTLLRQSPECKPEIDKAVVVSPSSLVKNWYNEVGKWLGGRIQPLAIDGGSKDDIDQKLEGFMNQRGARVPSPILIISYETFRLHVGVLQKGSVGLVICDEGHRLKNSENQTYQALDSLNTSRRVLISGTPIQNDLLEYFSLVHFVNSGILGTAQEFKKHFELPILKGRDAAASEADRQLGEERLRELTSIVNRCLIRRTSDILSKYLPVKIEQVVCCRLTPLQTELYKRFLRQAKPAEELHEGKMSVSSLSSITSLKKLCNHPALIHDKCVEGEDGFEGALDLFPPGYSSKALEPQLSGKMLVLDYILAVTRSCSSDKVVLVSNYTQTLDLFEKLCRARRYLYVRLDGTMSIKKRAKVVERFNSPSSPDFVFMLSSKAGGCGLNLIGANRLVMFDPDWNPANDEQAMARVWRDGQKKTCYIYRLLSAGTIEEKIFQRQSHKKALSSCVVDEEQDVERHFSLGELKELFILDEASLSDTHDRLHCRRCVNSRQIRPPPDGSDCTSDLAQWNHCTDKRGLQDEVLQAAWDAASTAVTFVFHQRSHEEQRGLR, from the exons ATGGCTGATACGACGGCAGAGCGGCGGGAGGTTCCATTGGCTCGGTCTTGGCGGGTCGTTAAGTCTCAGCGGCTGTTAACGCGTGCTTTGGAAGAGGAAGGTTGCGAGAGACGTGGTGGGGTCTGCGTGCAACTCTTTCGCTCTTTTCAGCTCCTCCTG AGGAGGAGCTTAGCTCCCAGCCAGCTGGCCAAGAGAAAACCGGAAGGCAGGTCATCTGATGAAGACTGGCAACCTGGCCTGGTG ACTCCTAGGAAATGGAAATCCAGCAGTGAGACCCAGATCCAGGAGTGTTTCCTGTCTCCTTTTCGGAAACCTTTGAGTCAGCTAACTAATCAACCACCTTGTCTGGACAGCAGTCAGCAT gAAGCATTTATTCGAAGCATTTTGTCGAAGCCATTCAAAGTCCCCATTCCAAATTATCAAG GTCCTCTGGGCTCTCGGGCATTGGGCCTGAAAAGGGCTGGGGTCCGCCGGGCCCTCCATGATCCCCTGGAGAAAGATGCCTTGGTTCTGTATGAGCCTCCCCCACTGAGCGCCCATGACCAGCTGAAGCTCGACAA GGAGAAATTCCCTGTCCATGTGGTTGTTGACCCTATTCTCAGTAAGGTTTTGCGGCCTCATCAGAGAGAG GGAGTGAAATTCCTGTGGGAGTGTGTCACCAGTCGGCGCATCCCTGGCAGCCATGGCTGCATCATGGCTGATGAGATGGGCCTGGGAAAGACGCTGCAGTGCATCACATTGATGTGGACACTTTTGCGCCAGAGTCCAGAGTGCAAGCCAGAAATTGACAAGGCAGTGGTGGTGtcaccctccagcctggtgaaaaacTGGTACAATGAGGTTGGGAAATGGCTCGGAGGGAGGATCCAACCTCTGGCCATCGATGGAGGATCTAAGGACGACATAGACCAAAAGCTGG AAGGATTCATGAACCAGCGTGGAGCCAGAGTGCCTTCTCCCATCCTTATCATTTCCTATGAGACCTTCCGCCTTCATGTTGGAGTCCTCCAGAAAGGAAGTGTTGGTTTGGTCATATGTGACGAG GGACACAGGCTCAAGAACTCTGAGAATCAGACTTATCAAGCCCTGGACAGCTTGAACACTAGCCGGCGGGTGCTCATCTCTGGAACCCCCATCCAGAATGATCTGCTTGAGTATTTCAGCTTGGTACATTTTGTTAATTCTGGCATCCTAG GGActgcccaggaattcaagaagcATTTTGAATTGCCAATTTTGAAGGGTCGAGATGCTGCTGCTAGTGAGGCAGACAGGCAGCTAGGAGAGGAGCGGCTGCGGGAGCTCACCAGCATTGTGAATAG ATGCCTGATAAGGAGGACATCAGATATCCTTTCTAAATATCTGCCTGTGAAGATTGAGCAGGTCGTTTGTTGCAG GCTGACACCCCTTCAGACTGAGTTATATAAGAGGTTTCTGAGACAAGCGAAGCCGGCAGAAGAATTGCATGAGGGCAAGATGAGtgtgtcttctctttcttctatcACCTCGCTAAAGAAGCTTTGTAATC ATCCAGCTCTAATCCATGATAAGTGTGTGGAAGGGGAGGATGGCTTTGAAGGTGCCTTGGACCTCTTCCCTCCTGGTTACAGCTCTAAGGCCCTGGAGCCACAGCTGTCAG GAAAGATGCTGGTCCTGGATTACATTCTGGCGGTGACCCGAAGCTGTAGCAGTGACAAAGTCGTGCTGGTGTCGAATTACACCCAGACTTTGGATCTCTTTGAGAAGCTGTGCCGGGCCCGAAG GTACTTATATGTCCGCCTGGATGGCACAATGTCCATTAAGAAGCGAGCCAAGGTTGTAGAACGCTTCAATAGTCCATCG AGCCCTGACTTTGTCTTCATGCTGAGCAGCAAAGCTGGGGGCTGTGGCCTCAATCTCATTGGGGCTAACCGGCTGGTCATGTTTGACCCTGACTGGAACCCAGCCAATGATGAACAAGCCATGGCCCGGGTCTGGCGAGACGGTCAAAAGAAGACTTGCTATATCTACCGCCTACTGTCT GCAGGGACCATTGAGGAGAAGATCTTCCAGCGTCAGAGCCACAAGAAGGCACTGAGCAGCTGTGTGGTGGATGAGGAGCAGGATGTAGAGCGCCACTTCTCTCTGGGCGAGTTGAAGGAGCTATTTATATTGGATGAAGCTAGCCTCAGTGACACACATGACAG GTTGCACTGCCGACGCTGTGTCAACAGCCGCCAGATTCGGCCACCCCCTGATGGTTCTGACTGCACTTCAGACCTGGCTCAGTGGAACCACTGCACTGATAAGCGGGGGCTCCAGGATGAGGTACTCCAGGCTGCCTGGGATGCTGCCTCCACTGCCGTCACCTTCGTCTTCCACCAGCGTTCTCATGAGGAGCAGCGAGGGCTCCGCTGA
- the RAD54L gene encoding DNA repair and recombination protein RAD54-like isoform X6, whose product MRRSLAPSQLAKRKPEGRSSDEDWQPGLVTPRKWKSSSETQIQECFLSPFRKPLSQLTNQPPCLDSSQHEAFIRSILSKPFKVPIPNYQGPLGSRALGLKRAGVRRALHDPLEKDALVLYEPPPLSAHDQLKLDKEKFPVHVVVDPILSKVLRPHQREGVKFLWECVTSRRIPGSHGCIMADEMGLGKTLQCITLMWTLLRQSPECKPEIDKAVVVSPSSLVKNWYNEVGKWLGGRIQPLAIDGGSKDDIDQKLEGFMNQRGARVPSPILIISYETFRLHVGVLQKGSVGLVICDEGHRLKNSENQTYQALDSLNTSRRVLISGTPIQNDLLEYFSLVHFVNSGILGTAQEFKKHFELPILKGRDAAASEADRQLGEERLRELTSIVNRCLIRRTSDILSKYLPVKIEQVVCCRLTPLQTELYKRFLRQAKPAEELHEGKMSVSSLSSITSLKKLCNHPALIHDKCVEGEDGFEGALDLFPPGYSSKALEPQLSGKMLVLDYILAVTRSCSSDKVVLVSNYTQTLDLFEKLCRARRYLYVRLDGTMSIKKRAKVVERFNSPSAGTIEEKIFQRQSHKKALSSCVVDEEQDVERHFSLGELKELFILDEASLSDTHDRLHCRRCVNSRQIRPPPDGSDCTSDLAQWNHCTDKRGLQDEVLQAAWDAASTAVTFVFHQRSHEEQRGLR is encoded by the exons ATG AGGAGGAGCTTAGCTCCCAGCCAGCTGGCCAAGAGAAAACCGGAAGGCAGGTCATCTGATGAAGACTGGCAACCTGGCCTGGTG ACTCCTAGGAAATGGAAATCCAGCAGTGAGACCCAGATCCAGGAGTGTTTCCTGTCTCCTTTTCGGAAACCTTTGAGTCAGCTAACTAATCAACCACCTTGTCTGGACAGCAGTCAGCAT gAAGCATTTATTCGAAGCATTTTGTCGAAGCCATTCAAAGTCCCCATTCCAAATTATCAAG GTCCTCTGGGCTCTCGGGCATTGGGCCTGAAAAGGGCTGGGGTCCGCCGGGCCCTCCATGATCCCCTGGAGAAAGATGCCTTGGTTCTGTATGAGCCTCCCCCACTGAGCGCCCATGACCAGCTGAAGCTCGACAA GGAGAAATTCCCTGTCCATGTGGTTGTTGACCCTATTCTCAGTAAGGTTTTGCGGCCTCATCAGAGAGAG GGAGTGAAATTCCTGTGGGAGTGTGTCACCAGTCGGCGCATCCCTGGCAGCCATGGCTGCATCATGGCTGATGAGATGGGCCTGGGAAAGACGCTGCAGTGCATCACATTGATGTGGACACTTTTGCGCCAGAGTCCAGAGTGCAAGCCAGAAATTGACAAGGCAGTGGTGGTGtcaccctccagcctggtgaaaaacTGGTACAATGAGGTTGGGAAATGGCTCGGAGGGAGGATCCAACCTCTGGCCATCGATGGAGGATCTAAGGACGACATAGACCAAAAGCTGG AAGGATTCATGAACCAGCGTGGAGCCAGAGTGCCTTCTCCCATCCTTATCATTTCCTATGAGACCTTCCGCCTTCATGTTGGAGTCCTCCAGAAAGGAAGTGTTGGTTTGGTCATATGTGACGAG GGACACAGGCTCAAGAACTCTGAGAATCAGACTTATCAAGCCCTGGACAGCTTGAACACTAGCCGGCGGGTGCTCATCTCTGGAACCCCCATCCAGAATGATCTGCTTGAGTATTTCAGCTTGGTACATTTTGTTAATTCTGGCATCCTAG GGActgcccaggaattcaagaagcATTTTGAATTGCCAATTTTGAAGGGTCGAGATGCTGCTGCTAGTGAGGCAGACAGGCAGCTAGGAGAGGAGCGGCTGCGGGAGCTCACCAGCATTGTGAATAG ATGCCTGATAAGGAGGACATCAGATATCCTTTCTAAATATCTGCCTGTGAAGATTGAGCAGGTCGTTTGTTGCAG GCTGACACCCCTTCAGACTGAGTTATATAAGAGGTTTCTGAGACAAGCGAAGCCGGCAGAAGAATTGCATGAGGGCAAGATGAGtgtgtcttctctttcttctatcACCTCGCTAAAGAAGCTTTGTAATC ATCCAGCTCTAATCCATGATAAGTGTGTGGAAGGGGAGGATGGCTTTGAAGGTGCCTTGGACCTCTTCCCTCCTGGTTACAGCTCTAAGGCCCTGGAGCCACAGCTGTCAG GAAAGATGCTGGTCCTGGATTACATTCTGGCGGTGACCCGAAGCTGTAGCAGTGACAAAGTCGTGCTGGTGTCGAATTACACCCAGACTTTGGATCTCTTTGAGAAGCTGTGCCGGGCCCGAAG GTACTTATATGTCCGCCTGGATGGCACAATGTCCATTAAGAAGCGAGCCAAGGTTGTAGAACGCTTCAATAGTCCATCG GCAGGGACCATTGAGGAGAAGATCTTCCAGCGTCAGAGCCACAAGAAGGCACTGAGCAGCTGTGTGGTGGATGAGGAGCAGGATGTAGAGCGCCACTTCTCTCTGGGCGAGTTGAAGGAGCTATTTATATTGGATGAAGCTAGCCTCAGTGACACACATGACAG GTTGCACTGCCGACGCTGTGTCAACAGCCGCCAGATTCGGCCACCCCCTGATGGTTCTGACTGCACTTCAGACCTGGCTCAGTGGAACCACTGCACTGATAAGCGGGGGCTCCAGGATGAGGTACTCCAGGCTGCCTGGGATGCTGCCTCCACTGCCGTCACCTTCGTCTTCCACCAGCGTTCTCATGAGGAGCAGCGAGGGCTCCGCTGA
- the RAD54L gene encoding DNA repair and recombination protein RAD54-like isoform X5 — MRRSLAPSQLAKRKPEGRSSDEDWQPGLVEAFIRSILSKPFKVPIPNYQGPLGSRALGLKRAGVRRALHDPLEKDALVLYEPPPLSAHDQLKLDKEKFPVHVVVDPILSKVLRPHQREGVKFLWECVTSRRIPGSHGCIMADEMGLGKTLQCITLMWTLLRQSPECKPEIDKAVVVSPSSLVKNWYNEVGKWLGGRIQPLAIDGGSKDDIDQKLEGFMNQRGARVPSPILIISYETFRLHVGVLQKGSVGLVICDEGHRLKNSENQTYQALDSLNTSRRVLISGTPIQNDLLEYFSLVHFVNSGILGTAQEFKKHFELPILKGRDAAASEADRQLGEERLRELTSIVNRCLIRRTSDILSKYLPVKIEQVVCCRLTPLQTELYKRFLRQAKPAEELHEGKMSVSSLSSITSLKKLCNHPALIHDKCVEGEDGFEGALDLFPPGYSSKALEPQLSGKMLVLDYILAVTRSCSSDKVVLVSNYTQTLDLFEKLCRARRYLYVRLDGTMSIKKRAKVVERFNSPSSPDFVFMLSSKAGGCGLNLIGANRLVMFDPDWNPANDEQAMARVWRDGQKKTCYIYRLLSAGTIEEKIFQRQSHKKALSSCVVDEEQDVERHFSLGELKELFILDEASLSDTHDRLHCRRCVNSRQIRPPPDGSDCTSDLAQWNHCTDKRGLQDEVLQAAWDAASTAVTFVFHQRSHEEQRGLR; from the exons ATG AGGAGGAGCTTAGCTCCCAGCCAGCTGGCCAAGAGAAAACCGGAAGGCAGGTCATCTGATGAAGACTGGCAACCTGGCCTGGTG gAAGCATTTATTCGAAGCATTTTGTCGAAGCCATTCAAAGTCCCCATTCCAAATTATCAAG GTCCTCTGGGCTCTCGGGCATTGGGCCTGAAAAGGGCTGGGGTCCGCCGGGCCCTCCATGATCCCCTGGAGAAAGATGCCTTGGTTCTGTATGAGCCTCCCCCACTGAGCGCCCATGACCAGCTGAAGCTCGACAA GGAGAAATTCCCTGTCCATGTGGTTGTTGACCCTATTCTCAGTAAGGTTTTGCGGCCTCATCAGAGAGAG GGAGTGAAATTCCTGTGGGAGTGTGTCACCAGTCGGCGCATCCCTGGCAGCCATGGCTGCATCATGGCTGATGAGATGGGCCTGGGAAAGACGCTGCAGTGCATCACATTGATGTGGACACTTTTGCGCCAGAGTCCAGAGTGCAAGCCAGAAATTGACAAGGCAGTGGTGGTGtcaccctccagcctggtgaaaaacTGGTACAATGAGGTTGGGAAATGGCTCGGAGGGAGGATCCAACCTCTGGCCATCGATGGAGGATCTAAGGACGACATAGACCAAAAGCTGG AAGGATTCATGAACCAGCGTGGAGCCAGAGTGCCTTCTCCCATCCTTATCATTTCCTATGAGACCTTCCGCCTTCATGTTGGAGTCCTCCAGAAAGGAAGTGTTGGTTTGGTCATATGTGACGAG GGACACAGGCTCAAGAACTCTGAGAATCAGACTTATCAAGCCCTGGACAGCTTGAACACTAGCCGGCGGGTGCTCATCTCTGGAACCCCCATCCAGAATGATCTGCTTGAGTATTTCAGCTTGGTACATTTTGTTAATTCTGGCATCCTAG GGActgcccaggaattcaagaagcATTTTGAATTGCCAATTTTGAAGGGTCGAGATGCTGCTGCTAGTGAGGCAGACAGGCAGCTAGGAGAGGAGCGGCTGCGGGAGCTCACCAGCATTGTGAATAG ATGCCTGATAAGGAGGACATCAGATATCCTTTCTAAATATCTGCCTGTGAAGATTGAGCAGGTCGTTTGTTGCAG GCTGACACCCCTTCAGACTGAGTTATATAAGAGGTTTCTGAGACAAGCGAAGCCGGCAGAAGAATTGCATGAGGGCAAGATGAGtgtgtcttctctttcttctatcACCTCGCTAAAGAAGCTTTGTAATC ATCCAGCTCTAATCCATGATAAGTGTGTGGAAGGGGAGGATGGCTTTGAAGGTGCCTTGGACCTCTTCCCTCCTGGTTACAGCTCTAAGGCCCTGGAGCCACAGCTGTCAG GAAAGATGCTGGTCCTGGATTACATTCTGGCGGTGACCCGAAGCTGTAGCAGTGACAAAGTCGTGCTGGTGTCGAATTACACCCAGACTTTGGATCTCTTTGAGAAGCTGTGCCGGGCCCGAAG GTACTTATATGTCCGCCTGGATGGCACAATGTCCATTAAGAAGCGAGCCAAGGTTGTAGAACGCTTCAATAGTCCATCG AGCCCTGACTTTGTCTTCATGCTGAGCAGCAAAGCTGGGGGCTGTGGCCTCAATCTCATTGGGGCTAACCGGCTGGTCATGTTTGACCCTGACTGGAACCCAGCCAATGATGAACAAGCCATGGCCCGGGTCTGGCGAGACGGTCAAAAGAAGACTTGCTATATCTACCGCCTACTGTCT GCAGGGACCATTGAGGAGAAGATCTTCCAGCGTCAGAGCCACAAGAAGGCACTGAGCAGCTGTGTGGTGGATGAGGAGCAGGATGTAGAGCGCCACTTCTCTCTGGGCGAGTTGAAGGAGCTATTTATATTGGATGAAGCTAGCCTCAGTGACACACATGACAG GTTGCACTGCCGACGCTGTGTCAACAGCCGCCAGATTCGGCCACCCCCTGATGGTTCTGACTGCACTTCAGACCTGGCTCAGTGGAACCACTGCACTGATAAGCGGGGGCTCCAGGATGAGGTACTCCAGGCTGCCTGGGATGCTGCCTCCACTGCCGTCACCTTCGTCTTCCACCAGCGTTCTCATGAGGAGCAGCGAGGGCTCCGCTGA